The Procambarus clarkii isolate CNS0578487 chromosome 46, FALCON_Pclarkii_2.0, whole genome shotgun sequence genome includes a region encoding these proteins:
- the LOC138350561 gene encoding uncharacterized protein produces the protein MAHGNLLLITDKLTRYQNGILIFPLDPGSSPPVDPGSSPPVDPGSSPPVDPGSSPPVDPGSSPPVDPGSSPPVDPGSSPPVDPGSSPPVDPGSSPPVDPGSSPPVDPGSSPPVDPGSSPPVDPGSSPPVDPGSSPPLDPGSSPPLDPGSSPPLDPGSSPPLDPGSSPPLDPGSSPPLDPGSSPPLDPGSSPPLDPGSSPPVDPGSSPPVDPGSSPPLDPGSSPPLDPGSSPPLDPGSSPPLDPGSSPPLDPGSSPPVDPGSSPPLDPGLSPPLDPGSSPPLDPGSSPPLDPGSSPPLDPGSSPPLDPRVV, from the coding sequence ATGGCTCACGGTAATTTATTGTTAATTACTGACAAATTAACTCGATATCAAAATGGAATCCTAATCTTTCCTCTGGACCCCGGGTCGAGCCCTCCTGTGGACCCCGGGTCGAGCCCTCCTGTGGACCCCGGGTCGAGCCCTCCTGTGGACCCCGGGTCGAGCCCTCCTGTGGACCCCGGGTCGAGCCCTCCTGTGGACCCCGGGTCGAGCCCTCCTGTGGACCCCGGGTCGAGCCCTCCTGTGGACCCCGGGTCGAGCCCTCCTGTGGACCCCGGGTCGAGCCCTCCTGTGGACCCCGGGTCGAGCCCTCCTGTGGACCCCGGGTCGAGCCCTCCTGTGGACCCCGGGTCGAGCCCTCCTGTGGACCCCGGGTCGAGCCCTCCTGTGGACCCCGGGTCGAGCCCTCCTCTGGACCCCGGGTCGAGCCCTCCTCTGGACCCCGGGTCGAGCCCTCCTCTGGACCCCGGGTCGAGCCCTCCTCTGGACCCCGGGTCGAGCCCTCCTCTGGACCCCGGGTCGAGCCCTCCTCTGGACCCCGGGTCGAGCCCTCCTCTGGACCCCGGGTCGAGCCCTCCTCTGGACCCCGGGTCGAGCCCTCCTGTGGACCCCGGGTCGAGCCCTCCTGTGGACCCCGGGTCGAGCCCTCCTCTGGACCCCGGGTCGAGCCCTCCTCTGGACCCCGGGTCGAGCCCTCCTCTGGACCCCGGGTCGAGCCCTCCTCTGGACCCCGGGTCGAGCCCTCCTCTGGACCCCGGGTCGAGCCCTCCTGTGGACCCCGGGTCGAGCCCTCCTCTGGACCCCGGGTTGAGCCCTCCTCTGGACCCCGGGTCGAGCCCTCCTCTGGACCCCGGGTCGAGCCCTCCTCTGGACCCCGGGTCGAGCCCTCCTCTGGACCCCGGGTCGAGCCCTCCTCTGGACCCCAGGGTTGTGTAA
- the LOC138350562 gene encoding Kruppel-like factor 18: MRLTIAAVIVNVCNQDKTTGNQDKTTGNQDKTTGNQDKTTGNQDKTTGNQDKTTGNQDKTTGNQDKTTGNQDKTTGNQDKTTGNQDKTTGNQDKTTGNQDKTTGNQDKTTGNQDKTTGNQDKTTGNQDKTTGNQDKTTGNQDKTTGNQDKTTGNQDKTTGNQDKTTGNQDKTTGNQDKTTGNQDKTTGNQDKTTGNQDKTTGNQDKTTGNQDKTTGNQDKTTGNQDKTTGNQDKTTGNQDKTTGNQDKTTGNQDKTTGNQDKTTGNQDKTTGNQDKTTGNQDKTTGNQDKTTGNQDKTTGNQDKTTGNQDKTTGNQDKTTGNQDKTTGNQDKTTGNQDKTTGNQDKTTGNQDKTTGNQDKTTGNQDKTTGNQDKTTGNQDKTTGNQDKTTGNQDKTTGNQDKTTGNQDKTTGNQDKTTGNQDKTTGNQDKTTGNQDKTTGNQDKTTGNQDKTTGNQDKTTGNQDKTTGNQDKTTGNQDKTTGNQDKTTGNQDKTTGNQDKTTGNQDKTTGNQDKTTGNQDKTTGNQDKTTGNQDKTTGNQDKTTGNQDKTTGNQDKTTGNQDKTTGNQDKTTGNQDKTTGNQDKTTGNQDKTTGNQDKTTGNQDKTTGNQDKTTGNQDKTTGNQDKTTGNQDKTTGNQDKTTGNQDKTTGNQDKTTGNQDKTTGNQDKTTGNQDKTTGNQDKTTGNQDKLQAIKTKLQAIKTKLQAIKTKLQAIKTKLQAIKTKLQAIKTKLQAIKTKLQAIKTKLQAIKTKLQAIKTKLQAIKTKLQAIKTKLQGLPIIQELTHKYGLQAELGEATLGQKLEEVREHIRKEIRKELKIKEGAENLRRVTTDRRALQDVSHMVKEANCKLSALQEELQELESQILLTQGQAGAGLDSSFSNNLGPTVPLGGPGNGSLSAKVSLVLHGY; encoded by the exons ATGAGGCTCACAATAGCTGCAGTAATAGTCAATGTTT GCAATCAAGACAAAACTACAGGCAATCAAGACAAAACTACAGGCAATCAAGACAAAACTACAGGCAATCAAGACAAAACTACAGGCAATCAAGACAAAACTACAGGCAATCAAGACAAAACTACAGGCAATCAAGACAAAACTACAGGCAATCAAGACAAAACTACAGGCAATCAAGACAAAACTACAGGCAATCAAGACAAAACTACAGGCAATCAAGACAAAACTACAGGCAATCAAGACAAAACTACAGGCAATCAAGACAAAACTACAGGCAATCAAGACAAAACTACAGGCAATCAAGACAAAACTACAGGCAATCAAGACAAAACTACAGGCAATCAAGACAAAACTACAGGCAATCAAGACAAAACTACAGGCAATCAAGACAAAACTACAGGCAATCAAGACAAAACTACAGGCAATCAAGACAAAACTACAGGCAATCAAGACAAAACTACAGGCAATCAAGACAAAACTACAGGCAATCAAGACAAAACTACAGGCAATCAAGACAAAACTACAGGCAATCAAGACAAAACTACAGGCAATCAAGACAAAACTACAGGCAATCAAGACAAAACTACAGGCAATCAAGACAAAACTACAGGCAATCAAGACAAAACTACAGGCAATCAAGACAAAACTACAGGCAATCAAGACAAAACTACAGGCAATCAAGACAAAACTACAGGCAATCAAGACAAAACTACAGGCAATCAAGACAAAACTACAGGCAATCAAGACAAAACTACAGGCAATCAAGACAAAACTACAGGCAATCAAGACAAAACTACAGGCAATCAAGACAAAACTACAGGCAATCAAGACAAAACTACAGGCAATCAAGACAAAACTACAGGCAATCAAGACAAAACTACAGGCAATCAAGACAAAACTACAGGCAATCAAGACAAAACTACAGGCAATCAAGACAAAACTACAGGCAATCAAGACAAAACTACAGGCAATCAAGACAAAACTACAGGCAATCAAGACAAAACTACAGGCAATCAAGACAAAACTACAGGCAATCAAGACAAAACTACAGGCAATCAAGACAAAACTACAGGCAATCAAGACAAAACTACAGGCAATCAAGACAAAACTACAGGCAATCAAGACAAAACTACAGGCAATCAAGACAAAACTACAGGCAATCAAGACAAAACTACAGGCAATCAAGACAAAACTACAGGCAATCAAGACAAAACTACAGGCAATCAAGACAAAACTACAGGCAATCAAGACAAAACTACAGGCAATCAAGACAAAACTACAGGCAATCAAGACAAAACTACAGGCAATCAAGACAAAACTACAGGCAATCAAGACAAAACTACAGGCAATCAAGACAAAACTACAGGCAATCAAGACAAAACTACAGGCAATCAAGACAAAACTACAGGCAATCAAGACAAAACTACAGGCAATCAAGACAAAACTACAGGCAATCAAGACAAAACTACAGGCAATCAAGACAAAACTACAGGCAATCAAGACAAAACTACAGGCAATCAAGACAAAACTACAGGCAATCAAGACAAAACTACAGGCAATCAAGACAAAACTACAGGCAATCAAGACAAAACTACAGGCAATCAAGACAAAACTACAGGCAATCAAGACAAAACTACAGGCAATCAAGACAAAACTACAGGCAATCAAGACAAAACTACAGGCAATCAAGACAAAACTACAGGCAATCAAGACAAAACTACAGGCAATCAAGACAAAACTACAGGCAATCAAGACAAAACTACAGGCAATCAAGACAAAACTACAGGCAATCAAGACAAAACTACAGGCAATCAAGACAAAACTACAGGCAATCAAGACAAAACTACAGGCAATCAAGACAAAACTACAGGCAATCAAGACAAAACTACAGGCAATCAAGACAAAACTACAGGCAATCAAGACAAAACTACAGGCAATCAAGACAAAACTACAGGCAATCAAGACAAAACTACAGGCAATCAAGACAAAACTACAGGCAATCAAGACAAAACTACAGGCAATCAAGACAAACTACAGGCAATCAAGACAAAACTACAGGCAATCAAGACAAAACTACAGGCAATCAAGACAAAACTACAGGCAATCAAGACAAAACTACAGGCAATCAAGACAAAACTACAGGCAATCAAGACAAAACTACAGGCAATCAAGACAAAACTACAGGCAATCAAGACAAAACTACAGGCAATCAAGACAAAACTACAGGCAATCAAGACAAAACTACAGGCAATCAAGACAAAACTACAGGCAATCAAGACAAAACTACAG ggactgcccatcaTCCAGGAGCTGACCCACAAGTATGGGCTGCAGGCGGAGCTGGGGGAGGCCACGCTGGGCCAGAAGCTGGAGGAGGTGCGGGAACACATCCGCAAGGAGATCCGCAAGGAGCTCAAGATTAAGGAAGGTGCTGAGAACCTCCGCCGCGTCACCACAG ACCGCCGAGCCCTTCAAGACGTGAGCCACATGGTGAAGGAGGCCAACTGTAAGCTGTCGGCCCTCCAGGAGGAACTCCAGGAGCTGGAGTCCCAGATCCTCCTGACGCAGGGTCAGGCTGGCGCCGGCCTCGACTCCTCCTTCAGTAATAACTTAG GGCCAACGGTGCCACTGGGCGGTCCAGGCAACGGGAGTCTCAGTGCCAAAGTGAGCTTAGTGTTGCATGGTTATTAG